The Cyclopterus lumpus isolate fCycLum1 chromosome 6, fCycLum1.pri, whole genome shotgun sequence genome contains a region encoding:
- the usb1 gene encoding U6 snRNA phosphodiesterase: protein MLVGYSSSSEEESEAATDRNKSVSRKCQEEDGGDNFSSARKKPRIEEQQVAKKRLPVPGCLLAMFPEDESSQTEESSLHGGRLRSFKHEQGNWATYVYLPYHPEDEFGELLEELLSLAGAIGAVWTPQEEFHLSLSQTVVLRHHWIQPFNQSLRAGLVHCKRFVCLAGRLKVYCNAERTRTFLGMEVCTGHAQLLDLVQAVDRTMTEFRLETFYQDPSFHVSLAWCVGDLTGQMGECIQGMQSLIDDHEEGPFLLRLDCVELRCRTGNKTFHFPVKD from the exons ATGTTGGTCGGCTACAGCAGCAGCTCGGAGGAGGAAAGCGAGGCGGCGACTGACCGAAACAAAAGTGTTTCTCGAAAGTGTCAAGAGGAAGATGGTGGCGACAACTTCAGCTCAGCGAGGAAGAAACCCCGAATTGAGGAACAACAGGTTGCTAAAAAAAG GCTGCCTGTTCCTGGGTGCCTGTTGGCCATGTTTCCAGAGGATGAGAGCTCACAGACCGAAGAAAGCTCTCTTCATGGTGGACGACTCCGCTCCTTCAAACACGAGCAAGGCAACTGGGCCACCTATGTCTATTTGCCAT ACCACCCTgaggatgagtttggggagctGTTGGAGGAGCTGCTCTCATTAGCCGGGGCCATCGGTGCGGTTTGGACCCCGCAGGAGGAGTTCCACCTCAGCCTGTCTCAGACGGTGGTGCTCAGACATCACTGGATCCAGCCCTTCAACCAGAGCCTCAGGGCAGGCCTGGTGCACTGCAAGAG GTTTGTGTGCTTGGCCGGGAGACTGAAGGTCTATTGTAACGCTGAGAGGACGAG GACATTTCTGGGGATGGAAGTGTGTACTGGGCATGCTCAACTGTTGGACCTGGTCCAAGCAGTGGACAGAACAATGACGGAGTTTCGCCTGGAGACTTTCTATCAG GATCCATCTTTCCACGTGAGTCTGGCCTGGTGTGTCGGGGACCTGACCGGCCAGATGGGGGAGTGCATTCAGGGGATGCAG AGTCTGATTGATGACCATGAAGAAGGACCATTTCTGCTGAGGTTGGACTGCGTGGAGCTGCGCTGCAGGACGGGAAACAAGACCTTCCACTTCCCTGTGAAAGACTAA
- the pla2g15 gene encoding phospholipase A2 group XV, with translation MAAWQRIAALFSLLRLGLLLLLLSPRSSGIPLDTCPGDRSCQPRKPPVVIIPGDLGNQLEAKLDKPSVVHYICYKKTDSFFTLWLNMELLVPVAIDCWVDNIRLIYNKTTHSSSSPPGVDIRVPGFGKTYSVEYLDPSKRSVGMYFFTIVQALVEWGYTRDNDIRAAPYDWRKAPNENKEYFLALQKLIEEMAENAGEPVVLIAHSMGNLYTLYFLNQQPQAWKDRYIKSFISLGPPWAGVAKTLRVIISGDNNHIPVISSLKIRFQQRSASTTSWLLPYAQFWPKDQVLVRTPTTNYTVLDYERLYSDINFKEGWLMRQDTMPLVADLTPPGVAVHCMYGSGVATEEAFHYSDKFPDEEPLLVHGDGDGTVNLRSAIQCRRWVGKQKQPVTLMELPGNEHVNMLLNYTTVAYIKSVLFSP, from the exons ATGGCGGCTTGGCAACGCATAGCCGCCCTCTTTTCGCTGCTCCGGCTCggcttgttgttgttattgttgtcgCCCCGGAGCAGCGGCATACCGCTGGACACATGTCCCGGCGACAGGTCCTGCCAGCCCCGGAAACCCCCCGTGGTTATCA TTCCGGGGGATCTGGGCAACCAGTTGGAGGCGAAGCTGGACAAACCCAGCGTGGTCCATTACATCTGCTATAAGAAGACTGACTCTTTCTTCACTCTGTGGCTCAACATGGAGCTGCTGGTCCCCGTCGCCATAGACTGCTGGGTGGACAACATCAG GCTGATCTACAACAAGACCACACACAGCAGCTCGTCCCCGCCGGGTGTGGACATCCGTGTCCCGGGGTTCGGGAAGACTTATTCGGTGGAGTATCTGGACCCCAGCAAACGCAGTGTGG GGATGTATTTCTTCACTATAGTGCAGGCGCTGGTCGAGTGGGGCTACACTAGAGACAATGACATCAGAGCAGCTCCCTATGATTGGAGGAAAGCCCCAA ATGAGAATAAGGAGTACTTCCTGGCGCTGCAGAAGCTGATTGAAGAGATGGCAGAGAATGCTGGCGAGCCCGTGGTGCTCATCGCTCACAGCATGGGCAACTTGTACACCTTGTACTTCCTCAACCAGCAGCCACAGGCCTGGAAAGACCGCTACATCAAATCCTTCATCTCCCTGGGGCCGCCGTGGGCAGGCGTGGCCAAGACCCTCCGCGTGATCATCTCTG GTGACAATAACCACATCCCAGTGATCAGCTCGCTGAAGATTCGCTTCCAGCAGCGTTCAGCTAGCACCACCTCCTGGCTGCTCCCCTATGCCCAATTCTGGCCCAaagatcag GTCTTGGTGCGGACGCCCACCACCAACTACACCGTGCTGGACTACGAGCGCCTCTACTCCGACATCAATTTCAAGGAAGGCTGGCTGATGCGGCAGGACACGATGCCGCTGGTGGCCGACCTCACGCCGCCCGGCGTGGCCGTCCACTGCATGTACGGCAGCGGCGTCGCCACGGAGGAGGCCTTCCACTACTCGGACAAGTTCCCCGACGAGGAGCCTTTATTGGTGCACGGCGATGGTGACGGGACGGTGAACCTGCGGAGCGCCATCCAGTGCAGGCGGTGGGTGGGGAAGCAGAAACAGCCTGTGACGCTGATGGAGCTCCCCGGCAACGAACACGTGAACATGCTGTTGAACTACACGACCGTGGCTTACATCAAGTCCGTGCTGTTCTCCCCGTGA